GTGGAGGAGATGGAGCGCGACCCGTCGATCTTCCTGATGGGCGAGGAGGTCGGACACTACAACGGCGCCTACAAGGTCTCCGAGGGCATGCTCGAGCGCTTCGGCGAGCGGCGCGTGATCGACACGCCCATCGCCGAGACCGGCTTCGCCGGGGTCGGCATCGGAGCCGCCATGATCGGGCTCCGGCCGATCATCGAGTTCATGACGTGGAACTTCTCGCTGACGGCGATCGACCAGGTCATCAACAACGCCGCCAAGCTGCGCTACATGGCGAACGGGCAGTTCACGCTGCCGATCGTGTTCCGCGGCCCGGGCGGCGCCGCCCACGCGCTCGCCGCGCAGCACTCGCAGGCGCTCGAAGGGTTCTACGCGCACGTGCCGGGGCTGAAGGTCGTCATGCCCTCGACGCCGGCCGACGCGAAGGGGCTGCTCAAGGCGGCGATCCGCGACGACAATCCGGTCTGCTTCATCGAGAGCGAGGTGATGTACGCGCTCAAGGGCGAGGTGCCGACGGGCGAGCACGTCATCCCGCTCGGCGTCGCGGACGTGAAGCGCCCGGGGCGTGACGTGACGCTCGTCACCTGGTCCAAGATGCTGCACACCTCTCTCAAGGCGGCCGAGCAGCTCGCCACCGACGGCATCGAGGCCGAGGTGGTCGACGTGCGGACCGTTCGCCCCCTCGACGCGGGAGCGATCCTCGCGTCCGTGCGGAGGACGCACCGCTGCGTCGTCGTGCAGGAAGGGTGGCCGTTCGCCGGTGTGGGAGCCGAGGTCGTCGCGCTGGTCGCGCGCGACGCCTTCGAGGACCTCGACGCCCCGCCCGAGCGCGTGACCAGCCTCGACGTGCCGATGCCCTACGCGCGCAACCTGGAGGAGCTGGTGCTGCCGTCGCCGGCGCGGGTCGTCGCGACCGTGCGCCGGCTGCTCGGGGCGGAGGAGAGGAGGGTGGGCGCCCCCGTCCACCCGGCGCGCGCGCAGCGCGGGCGGTAGCCGGCTGCTCGTCGGCGGCTGCGGCCGGTCCCGGAACCCGCCCGCCTCACTCACGCTAGAGCGGCGCGCAGCCTGCGCCGGCGGTTGCACGAGCGCCGGCCGCGTGGTTCCCTGACCGTTCGCCCATGTCGATCGACGTCACCATGCCCAAGCTCTCCGACACCATGGAGGAGGGCAAAATACTGAAGTGGCTCAAGCATCCCGGCGACGGCGTGGCGATCGGCGAGATCATCGCCGAGGTCGAGACGGACAAGGCGAACATGGAGCTCGAGGCCTACGACGAAGGCACGCTCGCCGAGGTGCGGGTGCAGGAGGGCGAGTCGGCGCCGGTCGGCGCGGTGATCGCCGTCCTCGCCGCGCCGGGGGAGGGCTCGGCCGCGCGGCCGGCGGCGGGAGCCGAGAAGGCCGCGAAGGCAGCGCCCGCCGCGCCCGCTGCGAAAGCGGCGCCCGGCACGCCGCGGGCGGCGCCCGCGAAGGCCGAGGCGGGTCGTGAGGGCTTCCGGCCGACGGTCGTGCGGCGCCCCGAGCCCGGGGAGAGCCTCGGCGCCAGCGCGGCCGTGAAGGCCTCGCCACTCGCCCGGCGGATCGCGCGCGATCACGGCCTCGATCTCGGACAGGTCAGCGGCACCGGCCCCGGCGGACGCATCGTGCAGAAGGACGTGGAGGCAGCGCTGGCCGCCCGCGGCGGCACGGCCCCCGCGCCCCGGAAGCCGGCAGCGCCCGCCGAGCCGCGCCCGGCGGCGGGAAGCCGCGTCGAGCTCTCGCGCATCCGGCGCACCACCGCCAAGCGCATGGGCGAGGCGAAGCGCGAGGTCCCGCACTTCTACGCCTCGACCGAGATCGCGATGGACGAGGCGGCGCGGCTGAAGGAGGCGCTCGCTGCGCTCGAGGGCGAGTACGAGGGCCTCACCTACACGCACGTCGTGCTGAAGGCGGTGGGCCTCGCGCTCACGCGCGTGCCCGAGCTGAACGCGTCCTACGACGGTGACGCGATGGCGCTCCACGAGGCGGTCAACGTCGGCGTGGCGACGGCGGTGGCCGACGGCCTCGTCGTGCCGGTGGTGCGCCACTGCGACCGCGAGCCGCTCGCGGCCATCGTGCGCCAGGCGCGCGCCCTCCTCGAGCGGGCACGCAGCGGGCGCTTCGCGGCGGACGACCTGACGGGCGCCACCTTCACCGTTTCCAACCTCGGCATGCTGCCGGTCACGGAGTTCGCGGCGGTGATCAACCCGCCGCAGGCGGCGATCCTGGCGGTGGGGACGATCCGCGAGACGCCCGTCGTGCGCGAAGGCCAGGTCGTCCCCGGGCGGATGATGACGGTCACCCTCTCCTGCGACCACCGCATCATCGACGGCGTGCTCGCGGGGCGCTTCCTGCGTGAGCTGAAGGGGCTCCTCGAGAACCCGCTCGCGCTCGTCCTGTGACCCGGTCGGCCGAATACGACCTGGTCGTGCTCGGAGCAGGCCCGGGCGGCTACGTGGCGGCCATCCGGGCCGCGCAGCTCGGGCTCCGCACCGCGGTCGTCGAGCGCGACCGCCCGGGCGGCGTGTGCGGCAACTGGGGCTGCATCCCGTCGAAGGCGATCCTGGCCGACGCGGCGCTCTTCGCCGACGTGAAGGACGGCGCCCGGCGCGGCATCCTCGCCGACAACGTGCGCGTCGACTACGCGCGGGTCATCGCGCGGAGCCGCGAGGTGGCCGACCGGCAGGCGAGGGGCGTCGACCTCCTGTTCAAGAAGAACGGGATCGCATACCACCACGGCGTGGGCCGGCTCGTGCGCGGCGGCGTGACGGTCGACGGCGCGCGGATGGGCGCGCGCTTCGTCCTCCTCGCCACCGGGAGCCGCGAGCGCACGCTGCCCGGGCTCGAGATCGACGGCGAGGTCGTGCTCACCAGCCGCGAGGCGCTCGAGCGGCCGGTGCTCCCGGCGTCGGTCGTGATCGTCGGCGGCGGGGCCGTGGGCGTCGAGTTCGCGTACGTCTATGCCACTTTCGGGGCCAGGGTGACCGTGGTCGAGATGGAGGAGACCCTGCTCCCCGGTATGGACGCCGACCTCGGACGCGAGCTGGCGCGCGCCTTCGCGCGCCAGGGGATCGACGTGCTGGTGGGCCACCGCTACCAGAGCCTCGTGCGCCACGAGGGTGGAGCGCGGGTCACGGTGGCGGGCGCGGACGGGTCGCGCGCGCTGGAGGCCGCGCAGGTGCTGGTCGCGGTCGGGCGCGCGCCGCTCTCCGACGACCTCGGGCTCGACGAGGCTGGCGTGCGGACGGAGCAGGGCTTCGTGGTGGTCGACGCGAACATGCGCACGAGCGCCGCTGGCGTGCATGCCATCGGCGACCTCGTCGGGCCTCTGCTGCTCG
This DNA window, taken from Deltaproteobacteria bacterium, encodes the following:
- a CDS encoding pyruvate dehydrogenase complex E1 component subunit beta gives rise to the protein MPEPRVISFREALREAMVEEMERDPSIFLMGEEVGHYNGAYKVSEGMLERFGERRVIDTPIAETGFAGVGIGAAMIGLRPIIEFMTWNFSLTAIDQVINNAAKLRYMANGQFTLPIVFRGPGGAAHALAAQHSQALEGFYAHVPGLKVVMPSTPADAKGLLKAAIRDDNPVCFIESEVMYALKGEVPTGEHVIPLGVADVKRPGRDVTLVTWSKMLHTSLKAAEQLATDGIEAEVVDVRTVRPLDAGAILASVRRTHRCVVVQEGWPFAGVGAEVVALVARDAFEDLDAPPERVTSLDVPMPYARNLEELVLPSPARVVATVRRLLGAEERRVGAPVHPARAQRGR
- a CDS encoding 2-oxo acid dehydrogenase subunit E2, giving the protein MPKLSDTMEEGKILKWLKHPGDGVAIGEIIAEVETDKANMELEAYDEGTLAEVRVQEGESAPVGAVIAVLAAPGEGSAARPAAGAEKAAKAAPAAPAAKAAPGTPRAAPAKAEAGREGFRPTVVRRPEPGESLGASAAVKASPLARRIARDHGLDLGQVSGTGPGGRIVQKDVEAALAARGGTAPAPRKPAAPAEPRPAAGSRVELSRIRRTTAKRMGEAKREVPHFYASTEIAMDEAARLKEALAALEGEYEGLTYTHVVLKAVGLALTRVPELNASYDGDAMALHEAVNVGVATAVADGLVVPVVRHCDREPLAAIVRQARALLERARSGRFAADDLTGATFTVSNLGMLPVTEFAAVINPPQAAILAVGTIRETPVVREGQVVPGRMMTVTLSCDHRIIDGVLAGRFLRELKGLLENPLALVL
- the lpdA gene encoding dihydrolipoyl dehydrogenase, which gives rise to MTRSAEYDLVVLGAGPGGYVAAIRAAQLGLRTAVVERDRPGGVCGNWGCIPSKAILADAALFADVKDGARRGILADNVRVDYARVIARSREVADRQARGVDLLFKKNGIAYHHGVGRLVRGGVTVDGARMGARFVLLATGSRERTLPGLEIDGEVVLTSREALERPVLPASVVIVGGGAVGVEFAYVYATFGARVTVVEMEETLLPGMDADLGRELARAFARQGIDVLVGHRYQSLVRHEGGARVTVAGADGSRALEAAQVLVAVGRAPLSDDLGLDEAGVRTEQGFVVVDANMRTSAAGVHAIGDLVGPLLLAHAASAQGIVAVETMAGRCAEGQGLDPTRVPACIYCMPEVAAVGLGEAEARARGHELRVGKFPFRALGKAMASGHTEGFVKVVSEARRGEILGVHMIGAGVTDLIAEAGLARTLEATTEELVATVHAHPTMAEALREAALVARGEGINV